Within the Gloeobacter kilaueensis JS1 genome, the region GCCTTCCGCCAGGTACCGGGGGTGATCGATGTGGTGAGCCAGGGCGGACCGACCAGAACCTACCAGGTCAACGTCGATCCTGAGCGGCTCCGGGCGCGCAACCTGACCCTCCAGCAGCTCTACGACGCCCTTGCTGCCGCCAACGCCACCACCGGCGGCGGCTTTATCGAAAAAAACGGCCAGGCGTTCATCGTCCGTGGCCTGGGTCTTTTGCGCGGCACCGCCGATATCGGCGAGGTGGTGATCGCCACCCAGGCCGGTACGCCCGTGCGGGTGCGCGACGTGGCCACCGTCACCATCGGTCCCCGCCCCCGCCGGGGCCAGGTGGGCCTGGGTACCTCCGACGACACCGTCGAAGGGATCGTGCTGTTGCGGCGCGGCGAGAATCCGACGCGGGTGCTCGAAAACCTGTACGCCAGATTGCCTGAGATCCGCTCGCGCCTGCCGGGCGGCGTGCAACTGGTGCCGCTGTACGATCGCTCGACGCTCATCAACCGCACCCTCACCACCGTCGGCGAAAACGTCGCCACCGGCATCGGCCTGGTGCTCGCCGTGCTTGCCATCTTTTTATTCGACCTGCGCTCGGCCCTGATTGCCGCCTGTGTGATCCCGATCTCGCTGTTGTTTGCCTTTATCGGTCTCAACCTGTTTGGGGTACCGGCCAACCTGCTCTCGCTGGGGGCGATCGACTTTGGCATCCTGGTGGATGGGGCGGTAATCATGACCGAGAACATCGTGCGCAAGCTCTCCGAGGAGGGCAAGGGCTTCGACGTTGCAGGCAGGCTCGCCCTTCTGACCCGTGCGGCGACCGAGGTGGGCCGTCCGGTGCTCTTCGGGATCGGGGTAATTATCGTCACGTTCTTGCCGATCTTTACGTTCGCCGGTGTGGAGGGCAAGCTCTTTCGTCCCCTGGCGACGACGATGGTCTCGGCTCTGGTCGGAGCTGGCCTCGCTGCCCTCACCGTCATTCCGGTACTGTGTTCGTTTTTTCTGGTGCAAAAGCCCCTCTCCGAGCGCGAGAGCCCGGTGGTGAGCTTTATCCGGCGGCTCTACACCCCGGCTCTCAGCGGAGCCCTCGCCGCTCCCTGGCTGGTGCTGGCAGCGGCGGCAACCGCCTTCGTCGTCGCCGTCTCGCTTTTTTTGAATCTGGGCAGTGAATTTTTGCCGCACCTCGAAGAAGGCAATATCTGGCTGAGGGCGACGCTCAAACCCGGCAGCATCACCCTCGAACAGTCGGTCAAGGTCGCCCGAGAGGTCCGGCTAATTCTCAGCAAATATCCGGAGGTAATCAGTGCCCTTTCTCAAGAAGGTGGACCCGACGACGGCACCGACCCGGCCCGCTTCGCCGACCACGAATATCTCATCGACCTCAAGCCCAGCCGCGAGTGGCGCTCCCAGTTCCACCGCAACAAGGACGAGCTTATCACTGCGATGCGCCGGGAACTGGAGACGATTCCGGGTGCAAATTATTACTTTACCCAGTACATCCAGACCACCCTCGACGAGGCGCTCTCCGGCGTGCAGGGGTCGCTGGTGGCCAAGATCGCCGGGCCGGATTTAGCAAAGCTTGAGCAACTGGCGGGCCGGGTGGGCCAGATCATGAACC harbors:
- a CDS encoding efflux RND transporter permease subunit, producing the protein MKSPIDQLIAGALRSRYLTLAIAAAVLAIGVVAWRLLPLEAYPELADPQVRVITLYPGKGAEEVERLVTVPLEKELNGIPNQTALRSISLYGLSVVTTVFKDGTPTNVVRQQVLERIAGADLPDDARPGLEADVGSLREIYRYTLQSRYYTPMGLRAIQEWELEKAFRQVPGVIDVVSQGGPTRTYQVNVDPERLRARNLTLQQLYDALAAANATTGGGFIEKNGQAFIVRGLGLLRGTADIGEVVIATQAGTPVRVRDVATVTIGPRPRRGQVGLGTSDDTVEGIVLLRRGENPTRVLENLYARLPEIRSRLPGGVQLVPLYDRSTLINRTLTTVGENVATGIGLVLAVLAIFLFDLRSALIAACVIPISLLFAFIGLNLFGVPANLLSLGAIDFGILVDGAVIMTENIVRKLSEEGKGFDVAGRLALLTRAATEVGRPVLFGIGVIIVTFLPIFTFAGVEGKLFRPLATTMVSALVGAGLAALTVIPVLCSFFLVQKPLSERESPVVSFIRRLYTPALSGALAAPWLVLAAAATAFVVAVSLFLNLGSEFLPHLEEGNIWLRATLKPGSITLEQSVKVAREVRLILSKYPEVISALSQEGGPDDGTDPARFADHEYLIDLKPSREWRSQFHRNKDELITAMRRELETIPGANYYFTQYIQTTLDEALSGVQGSLVAKIAGPDLAKLEQLAGRVGQIMNQTPGIVDVIVDPLLGQPQFAIAIDRAQAARYGLNVEDLRKLVEIAVAGKAATEVIEGERRFDLVVRLSAPFRSSEQALGRVLIDTPGGAKIPLSQVASLREVNGATQIWREAGYRLATIRANVRGRDLATAVADAQRRVESTVTFPEGYRIIWSGEFQRQRDASAQLAVVLPLTMAVILSVLWFAFRRVRSALVVFAVVPLASIGGVLALWLSGTYFSISAGVGFIALFGIAVQDGILLVTFINKLLAAGLERKKAVYEGALLRLRPVLITATVASLGLVPAATSNEIGAQTQRPFALVIIGGLVTATITTLFVLPALYRLFAPQTLPQPAGRPRSAVEVASE